The nucleotide sequence AAAGGCGTAGACGATGGACAATCGGTTAAAATTCCGATACCACCTTTAATCGTTATGAGCAATGGGATGACACAGGAGGATAGGTCAGCCTGCTGTTGGATTAGCAGGTTTAAACTCGTAGAGGAGCTTTTTAGGTAAATCCGGAAAGCTATTAACCTTGAGAAGTGAAGAGGATCTTTCTTCGGAGAGAGAACTGATTGATTCCAAGCTGGCAAGAAAAGTCTCTAGCCAGATTAAGGGTGCCCGTACCGTAAACCGACACAGGTAGACAAGGAGAATATCCTAAGGTGCTCGAGAGAACTCTCGTTAAGGAACTCGGCAAATTAGCTCTGTAACTTCGGGAGAAAGAGTGCCCCGAGTAAGTGAGAAGATTTACTCTTTAAGCTGAAAAGGGTTGCAGTGAAATGGCCCAGGCGACTGTTTACTAAAAACACAGGTCTCTGCTAAGTCGTAAGACGATGTATAGGGGCTGACGCCTGCCCGGTGCTGGAAGGTTAAGAGGAGAAGTTAGCTCTTAGTTTTAAGGGCGAAGCCTTGAATTGAAGCCCCAGTAAACGGCGGCCGTAACTATAACGGTCCTAAGGTAGCGAAATTCCTTGTCGGGTAAGTTCCGACCCGCATGAATGGCGTAACGATCTGGGCGCTGTCTCAACGAGAGACTCGGTGAAATTGTAGCATGAGTGAAGATGCTCATTACCCACGACTAGACGGAAAGACCCCGTGAACCTTTACTATAACCTGAGATTGAATTTGGATGTGGTATGTAGAGAATAGGTGGGAGGCAGTGAAACCGGATCGCTAGGTCCGTGGAGCCAATCGTGGAATACCACCCTTAGTATATCTATATTCTAACCTGCTCCTGTTTATCCAGGAGAGAGACAGTCTTTGGTGGGTAGTTTGACTGGGGCGGTCACCTCCTAAAAAGTAACGGAGGTATACAAAGGTTTCCTCAGTGTGTTTGGTAATCACACATAGAGCGTAAAGGTATAAGGAAGCCTAACTGCGAGACATACAAGTCAAGCAGGTGCGAAAGCAGGTCTTAGTGATCCGGTGGTTCTGTATGGAAAGGCCATCGCTCAATGGATAAAAGGTACTCCGGGGATAACAGGCTTATCTCCCCCAAGAGTTCACATCGACGGGGAGGTTTGGCACCTCGATGTCGGCTCATCGCATCCTGGGGCTGAAGAAGGTCCCAAGGGTTTGTCTGTTCGCCAATTAAAGCGGTACGTGAGCTGGGTTTAGAACGTCGTGAGACAGTTCGGTCCCTATCTGTCGTGGGCGTTGGATATTTGAAGAGGAGCTGTCCATAGTACGAGAGGACCTGGATGGACAAACCTCTAGTGTACCAGTTGTCTCGCCAGAGGCATTGCTGGGTAGCTATGTTTGGAATGGATAACCGCTGAAAGCATCTAAGTGGGAAGCCAACCTCAAGATTAGATATCCCTCCACTTAAGTGGACTAAAGATTACTGGAAGATTACCAGTTTGATAGGTTGCAGGTGTAAGTATGGTAACATATTAAGCTGAGCAATACTAATAAATCGTGAGGCTTGACCATATTATCTTAGATTACTTTTATGTTTTATATAATTTAATAATAAGTTAATTTATCCCGGTGATTATAGCGAAAGGGCCACACCTGATCCCATTCCGAACTCAGAAGTTAAGCCTTTCAGCGCCGATGGTACTGCATTGGAGACGATGTGGGAGAGTAGGATGTTGCCGGGATTTTTTTTGTCTAAATTTACTACCCGGGCTAATTAAAGTTTTTTAAAGAACCAAAATATTTAAGATGATAATTGGTGGGGGTTTTATAAATAGAGATGGCAACTTACCAGATGTTGGGGAGCAGTTTCTACTAATTCTGGAGAAAACTTTAGACACTTATCGTTTTTGAGGTTACATCGAGGATGAAAATGACAACCAAAAGAATAATTGCTCTGGTCTAAAATACTATTTTTCAACTTCTTTTTTGGCTTTATGGTGGGATCAGCTATAGGAAGGCAAGAAAGAAGTAATTTAGTGTATGGATGTAAGGGGTGATGGCAAAGTGCTTTGTAATCAGCCATCTCTATAATTTTTCCTAAATACATCACGGCTATACGATGACTAATATGTTTTACTATAGAAAGATCATGAGCAATAAATAAGTAAGTTAAATTTAATTTTTTCTGTAAGTTTTTTAAGAGATTGATTATTTGGGCTTGCGTAGAAACATCTAAGGCTGAGACTGGTTCGTCGCAAATAATAAACTTAGGGTTTACAACTAAAGCTCTGGCAATAGCAATTCTTTGACGTTGTCCTCCTGAAAATTCGTGAGGGTATCTTTTTGTATACTCAGGAGAAAGTCCTACGGTTTTTAAAATTTCTGAAACCTGATCGTTTAATTCTGATTTATTAGCTACTAATTTATGAATCTTTAATATTTCCTTCAACATAGAGCCTATAGTGATTCGAGGGTTTAAAGAACTATAGGGATCTTGAAAGATAATCTGCATGTTTTTACGTAAACTTTGGAGATTTTTACTACCTAATTCAAAAATATTCTTACCTTCAAAATAAACTTGACCATCTGTTTTATCCATGAGACGAAGAATTAGTCTTCCCGTGGTAGTCTTGCCACAACCAGATTCACCTACCAGTCCCAATGTTTCTCCTTTTTTAATATTAAAACTTAGGCTGTCTACAGCTTTAATATAACCAGTGGTTTTTAAAAATACACCTTTTTTTATGGGAAAGTATTTCTTTAGATCTTTTACTTCTAATAAAATATCCATTTTATATCTTAATATTTAAAAATTAGTACTTCCAACAACGGACTGAGTGATCAGGAGAAATTTCTCTCAAAGATGGCTTTTTTATATCACAAGGTGATATTTTTTCTTTACATCGAGGTGAAAATCGACATCCCTTAGGAAAGTTAATCGCATTAGGAATAACTCCTGGAATAGTATCTAAATATTCTTTTTCTTGGTAAATAGAGGGGATAGATTTAAGCAATCCCTTAGTATAAGGATGAAGAGTTTCTTTATAAATATTAATAGTAGAGCTAGACTCAATTATTTCTCCCGCATACATAATAGCTACATAATCTGCAAACTGAGCAATGATGCCTAAATTATGAGTAATAAAGATAATCGACATCTGAAACTTGATTTGGAGTTCTTTAAGTAAATCTAATATCTGGGCTTGAACAGTGACATCTAAGGCGGTAGTTGGTTCGTCAGCAATTAAGAGAGAAGGATTACAAGAAAGAGCCATCGCGATCATAATTCGCTGACACATTCCTCCAGAAAATTGATGAGGATAATCATAGATTCTTTGTTCTGGATTAGAAATTTTCACTAGTTTTAACATTTCTATAGTCTTTTCTAAAGCTTCTTTTTT is from bacterium and encodes:
- a CDS encoding ATP-binding cassette domain-containing protein, producing the protein MDILLEVKDLKKYFPIKKGVFLKTTGYIKAVDSLSFNIKKGETLGLVGESGCGKTTTGRLILRLMDKTDGQVYFEGKNIFELGSKNLQSLRKNMQIIFQDPYSSLNPRITIGSMLKEILKIHKLVANKSELNDQVSEILKTVGLSPEYTKRYPHEFSGGQRQRIAIARALVVNPKFIICDEPVSALDVSTQAQIINLLKNLQKKLNLTYLFIAHDLSIVKHISHRIAVMYLGKIIEMADYKALCHHPLHPYTKLLLSCLPIADPTIKPKKKLKNSILDQSNYSFGCHFHPRCNLKNDKCLKFSPELVETAPQHLVSCHLYL
- a CDS encoding ABC transporter ATP-binding protein, with product MKNLLEIENLKTYFYINQGVIKAVDDVSFSLKKGETLGLVGESGCGKTVTALSIMRLLPDHSGCTTKGKVLYKERNILALKEKELQRIRGGEISLIFQEPMFFLNPVYTIGNQISEVMLTHQNIKKKEALEKTIEMLKLVKISNPEQRIYDYPHQFSGGMCQRIMIAMALSCNPSLLIADEPTTALDVTVQAQILDLLKELQIKFQMSIIFITHNLGIIAQFADYVAIMYAGEIIESSSTINIYKETLHPYTKGLLKSIPSIYQEKEYLDTIPGVIPNAINFPKGCRFSPRCKEKISPCDIKKPSLREISPDHSVRCWKY